GCTGGTGAAGGCGGTGACATCCTGGCCACGGGCGGCGAAGGCGTCCTGCGCCATCTTCGCCGCCTCCGGGATCGCCGGGAAGACGACGCCGGCCTTGCCGATGATGCCCTGGCATTCCATCGATCCCAGGAACTTGACCCATTCCCAGGCCTCGTCCGGATGCTTGGTGCCGGTCCAGATCGAATCGCCCAGGCCGTTGAACATGCTCTTGCGGCCTTGCGGCCCCTTCGGCAGCGGCACGAAGCCGTAGGGGAAGGACACGTTCTGGGCGTACCAGGTCGAGTTCCAGGAGCCGTCGGGGACGATCGCGCCCTTGCCGGCGCCGAGCAGCGCGGTGCCGCCGAGGCCGCCGACATCCTTCTGCGGCAGGGCGTAACCCTTCTTCAGCCACAGATCGCGCAGCCAGGTCAGCGTCTCCGCCAGGACCGGATCGTCGTAGTGGTACTTGGTGCCCCAGGGCTCGTCGATGAACTTGAAGCCGGCGGAGACGGCCAGCCAGCTCCACTGCGTCTGGCCATAGGCGTCGGGCCCGATCTTGGGGGCGATCAGGCCGTACTGCACCACGCGCTTCGGGTCGAAGCCCGGCTCGTCGCCCCGTTTGCCGTTGGCGTCGAGCGACAGCCGGGCCAGGATCTTCTCGAAGCTGCCGCCGTCCTTCGGGCTCCAGGTGGCGTTCCGCAGCTCGTCGACCGTCACCCCGGCCTTGTCCAGCATGTCCTTATTGTAGACCAGGGCGACCGTGTCCCAGTCCTTGGGCATGCCGTAGAGCTTGCCGTCGCGGGTCCAGAGATCGACGAGGCCGGGGCTGAAGATGCCGGTGTCGACCTTGTCGCGCTCGACCAGCGGCGTCAGGTCCATGATCTGCTCGTTGGCGACGAATTCGGGGTAGGAGCGCAGATGGTCGGCGAAGACGTCCGGCGCCTCGCCCGAGACGAATCCGGTCGACAGCGTGGTCCAGTAATCGGTCCAGGCGTACTGCGTCACCTTGACGGTAATGTCGGGATGCTTGGCGTGGAAGGCGTCGGCGCATTGCTGATAGTGCGGCGCCTGCAGCGCATCCCACAGCCAGTAGTTCAGCGTGGTCTCGGCCCGGGCGGCGCCGGTCGCAGCCAGGACCGCCACGGACAGCAATAGGGTCTTCGGCAGACTCACACGCATCTCAAGCCTCCTCCGATCTCGTTTGTGGACGCCGCGGGTCATTTCAGCCCGCTGAACTGCAGGGATTCGACGACGCGCCGGCCGAACAGAACGAGCAGGACGATCACCGGCACGATCGACAGCACGGTGGCGGCCGTCATCCCGGTCCAGTCCGGATTGCCGCTCTGCTGCTGCGACTTGAAGGCGGACAGCGCCACCGAGATGACCCGGACCTCGGCGTCGCGCCCGACCAGGAACGGCCAGAAGAAGTCGTTCCAGGCGTTGATCGACAAGAGGATCGCCAGGGTGGCGATGGCGCTCTTGTGCACCGGCAGCACCACGCTCCAGAAGGTCCGGAACGGCGTGGCGCCGTCGATCCGCGCCGCCTCCTCCAGCTCGCGCGGGGTCGACAGGAAGAACTGGCGCAGGAAGAACACGGCGAAGGGCGACATCAGCAGCGTCGGCGCCACCATGCCCTGGAAGGTGTTCAGCCAGCCCAGCTCCCGGATCAGCACGAAGTTCGGGATGAACAGCACGATCGCCGGGATCATGGTGGCGGCGATGAACAGGTAGA
The sequence above is a segment of the Inquilinus sp. Marseille-Q2685 genome. Coding sequences within it:
- a CDS encoding sugar ABC transporter substrate-binding protein, with the translated sequence MRVSLPKTLLLSVAVLAATGAARAETTLNYWLWDALQAPHYQQCADAFHAKHPDITVKVTQYAWTDYWTTLSTGFVSGEAPDVFADHLRSYPEFVANEQIMDLTPLVERDKVDTGIFSPGLVDLWTRDGKLYGMPKDWDTVALVYNKDMLDKAGVTVDELRNATWSPKDGGSFEKILARLSLDANGKRGDEPGFDPKRVVQYGLIAPKIGPDAYGQTQWSWLAVSAGFKFIDEPWGTKYHYDDPVLAETLTWLRDLWLKKGYALPQKDVGGLGGTALLGAGKGAIVPDGSWNSTWYAQNVSFPYGFVPLPKGPQGRKSMFNGLGDSIWTGTKHPDEAWEWVKFLGSMECQGIIGKAGVVFPAIPEAAKMAQDAFAARGQDVTAFTSEATPDQTFLYPITDYSPQVVSTMNVAFDRIFLEDVPVAPLLKEANDQVNALFE
- a CDS encoding carbohydrate ABC transporter permease; the encoded protein is MTAITLPLPSARRLSFGRLVAWAVLAAFIVCSLFPLWITLKTALVPSSTLFDQATLLVPMDVTLDNFRRVLGLAPVNPATPSTPINFALALRNSLIFTLLTVGGQIFFSALAAYAFARIRFVGSTVIFYLFIAATMIPAIVLFIPNFVLIRELGWLNTFQGMVAPTLLMSPFAVFFLRQFFLSTPRELEEAARIDGATPFRTFWSVVLPVHKSAIATLAILLSINAWNDFFWPFLVGRDAEVRVISVALSAFKSQQQSGNPDWTGMTAATVLSIVPVIVLLVLFGRRVVESLQFSGLK